The following DNA comes from Theileria parva strain Muguga chromosome 3 map unlocalized ctg_531, whole genome shotgun sequence.
CAGAGGGCAGTTGGGCTGTGTTTTGCATAGGTTGATTGCGATGCGACTCTGGGTTTAGGAGTAACGTTGTCTGCAACAGTGAGTTTAGTGAGTTTATTGGGCATGAACACCTTGCCAAGCATATTCTTAAACAGTTTTCCATTATATCTAGCCTGATCTTTGTTTCACCAGACATTAAGTGATTATCATAACTCATTGAGGTCAGTTTCAGTATTGTATTAAGTGTGGACACGAATAATCTTGAGAATGGTGAGCTTGGACTTGTCACCTTCCATGGTATAACACACACTAGGCACCACAAATCCAACAGATCTCTCTCTGTGAAGTTGTACAGTATCTTGTACAGCACAGTTTCCAGAATATCCTCGTCTCTGGTAAAATCCATGGAACTGTTTCTTCCACTATTCCTGTAACTATTTCTCGACGACATTATGCTTTCTCTTCTAATGCTGTTCCTGTTTGACACATTAGTACTTTCGTGAGGACTTGCCTCACTGCTTGCGATGGTAATAACGTACTCCAAGTGATTATTCACGTTTGCCTTGTGGTTCAGTGCAAACAAGAAGAATTGGGAAAGTAGAACCATCTGACCATTCGGGAATGGATACAAGTCCCTTACCTTTTCCAACAACATGAACGGGTACTTCTTTGTCTCCAAATCCTCTTTCGAGTTTATCCAGTGAAGCAGCACTTCCATTATATTAACATTTGGTATTGTTTTGGGCATATCATACCACAGCATGCACAACTGTTCCCTCAGCATGCTGTTTGGGAGGTTGAACACACTCGACACTTTTGTTCGTTCCAGCAATATCTTTAAAATGTACAAAGTTTCTATTTTACCTGACATACAACTATCTCTTAGTGTACTAATCGGCTCCTGTCCACTTGAATACATCAAGTGGCCTTGAGAGTTTATTGAGTATGGTACGAGAGTTGATATCTCAGACCTTGAACCAAATGTTGACTTGTATGAAAGCAACAACTTCAGGAAATACACTCCTATTGAATCGTCTATCACTGGTGTGAACAGTGCGCTTAAATAGTCCACCTTAAACAGGCTAACAAACTCTTCTGGGTGAAATGAGAGTGCGCATAACATCAATCTAACCACAAACTGTCTCACCTTGTGTGTTTCTCTCAGAAATGTAACTAAGAAGTGGATAATCTGGTTCATCATATGTGTGTTTGTTATACATATTGCCTCTGTAAAGTACTTTATTAACGTCTCTTCACTGTGGCTACTGCTCAGTATTATTGATCTGAGTTTCTTCAAGTCAGTCTCCTTTACCACCTCGTTTCCACTATTTTCCTTAACTGAGAAAACCGAAAAGGGGTTATAGTCAATGTAATTACTGTAGTTGATCGTGTTTGACGTATGAAAGTTTGTAAACTCAGTACCATAGCGATAAGCATAACTCCTGCCATAATCTCTTGTTGCATCATTATTTAAGTATGTTGATGTATTGAACAATTTTCTATCTCTATAAACTTCATTTTTACTTGGAATTCTCTTTGCGCCTATGTTTTGTAAATCAAAAGGGTTATTTTCTGACAAAGTTGGTGTCAGTCCTGTATTCAAACTATCTCCAACTGGTATCTCTTTAATTGGTTCAACGATCTTCATCTTATTTAAATGATCCACGGTATGTATTATGTCGGAGTGGAATTTTACAGTATCAGTTGTTGTTACTGAATTCAACTCAGTTTGAGTTCCACTCAAAACATTGTTTACTGCGGTAACTTGATAATTCGGCTTATCTTCTAATTTTTCTACTGAATTCAATGGGTCTAAAACCTTATCATCTTTAACCTCATATATTTTTTCTCCCTGGTCTTGATTAGAATTGATGATTTCAGAATTATCATTCTGTTCAAGAGGTGTATTATTTGTTTGATCCTGAACTGCTTTCTTTAGTTTTGATTGCTCCAAAGATGCGGTTGATGTCTTCAGGCTCAGACTATGTAATTTGTTTAGTATTGAAACATTATCTTCAGTCTCTGAAAAAATGTCACTGATTGtttcaattttatcttCACGAGAATCGGATTTATCATCTCCAACTACCTTATGTACATATTCTTCATAGGGGTCGAATGCTGCTCTTTCTTCTAGAATTTGTTTTGATATATATTTTGACGTGTAGTTATTTACTGAATAGGGCCTCGTGTTTATATGATTCCAGAGCTTGGTTGACCTTTCAAGTATGTATGTATTTGTATTTTCTCcattcaaataattatccaTACCCGTGTAGTTTTCTGGTAAGTTTATTCTGTTGGAAAACAGATGTTTCTTTTGCTGGTTATCTGGATTCTCGTGGGAGGGATGAAAGGCTTGACTCCTATTATTATccatttatcaattttatattatccATTTTAATCccagtttttaaaataagttggtctaattaaaatttattataaattatacaactgcgtgatttttaaaatactattttaaaactaCAAAATATGAACtaaaatactttttatGCAGCAAAACCTTCAAAATAGTgcataaatttaaatttaattaaaatttaaaaaatttgtaatacatacatataatactaatttaattgtaCTTGATCCCTGTAAGCTATATTGGGTTACAGATGaataaactttaaattaaactaaacatttaatatttaattatatttaaagtttatgttttaaaaaatatttttattgaaCAGGTTTTTAGATTACACTGTTGTTTTATTCAACATCAATTTGGCgttgttttattatctaTCATCAATTAacatttcattttttattactcCTATCTTGTTTTAATCAATTGttttaatcatttaatttcattttattatattttcttTCCGTCTTCcagaatttttatttcaaaatCTCTGGAATCTCCAATCAATGCATGTACTTGTTTTTTTCATTTCAAATTAACTAAACTACACATCTTTTccaattataattatataaatttaatcaaGAATTATAATCACAACCAATAAATTCCTGAAGTCCAGAACAATGCATTACTATGATTTTTTTGTGGATTCCACAGATTCCTCAGTTTATTTCAGggttaattaaataaatcctcaataaaaagaatttttatacttttaaaCTCAATCAAGCATTTCCCTGTGGAATctagtttaaaatttcgTTTGAATCAGTATTGACTTAAAATTTCTcctataaattttaacgctttaactttttatataattatattacacaaatatttatgtatttattaaatgCTTATTATGCATATAAATGATGATTAAAGCCTCTATCATCTTTCAACAACCTATAGATACACATTGATATTGTTAGTGATGGTTTccaataaatttttatatatttctTATATTTTCATCTTATTGATGATaccattttcaaattttagtCGTTTcggattaaaattttcaaagtGTGCTGATCCCAACTCATCTGGTACCAATCTTGTTGGCGTGAAAATATCCgacattaaatttagtagCAGAGATAGGGATAACAATGGGTTTGTTAAAGGGTTCGTAAAGGTTCGCATATACGGTAATCTTCACAAATTTGCGTTTCATTACATTTATATCGGCATTGGTAACCCCAAAGTTAAACAGATGCTGATCATCGATACCGGATCACAACAGATAAACGTAGCGTGTGGAAGGAGCCCCGGCTGTGGAAAACATCTTTTAGATAACTACAATTACCAAAATTCATTAACTTACAAGCCTGTTGACTGCAATAGTGAGTCATGCAAAATAATGGAGGGTAGGTGTGATTTACAAAAATCTTGCATTTTTAAGGAAACATATTCTGAAGGTAGCAGTGTTAATGGTATGTACGTGGGCGACTTGGTCAGTTTCGACATTAATGAAGATTCCACTGACTTATCTTCATTTTTTGACTACATTGGTTGTGTCACCACCGAGAGCAAGCTTATTAAGAGCCAGATTACAAACGGTATTTTGGGTCTTTCCAGGAGTGATAAAAGCACTTTGATTGATAACGAGTATTACGAATCTCAAAGTTTTATTGAGAAATACCTCACTGACCACTTCAGTCCAAGACACAAAATATTTTCTTTATGCTTCGCTGAGGATGGTGGGATGTTAACATTGGGTGGTTATGACAAGGAATTAGATCTACTTGTTAAGAAACAATCCAACTTGGTATGGACACCTATGATGAAATCTGAGTTTTACATCTTAAGAGTTTTCAAATTTAGTGTTGATGATGATATTTATGAGGTTAAACACAAGAACTTTGTTCTCGACACCGGAACCACTATGAGTACCTTTGAAAAGGACCTGTTTGACAAAATAGAGAAGCCAATTAAACAAGTTTGTTATGATAACAAAAAGTTTTCAAAAGCCAGGAAAACCAATGTTGTGTGCAAAGTTGATGAGAAAACTGGGAAAATTTGCTTCAGTGATCTTTCCAAACTGCCTATAATCACCATCAATTTTGAAAAGTaagttgttttatttttaattttctttagTGGTTCTAATTTTGACTGGAAGCCTGAATCTTACATGATTGATCGATCCATGAAGTAAGCCAccaatttattttaatattaatttaggCGCACTTTAAATGACTATGCTTGGTGGTGTTTAGGCATTGAGGAGAGCAAAACTCACGAGAACATCCTTGGTGCTACttttttcaaaaacaaCCATATTGTCTTCAACTTAGACACTGAATTAATAGGTACTcgattattttaataaaaaattttaggaatTTCACATGGCAACTGCCCCGATAACAGGGACATGGACAACTCGAAAAAGAATTAATCTTTTGGGAGTCATAGAGaatacatttaatttttaatgttttcgtaatttatataattatgtgaaatttaataaatataattgtatttatatttctATGACATTAGTTTATCACACAGGTTAAATGGTAGATTGTTCACCTTTATGGTAAGGGATAATCTAGTATCTGGACCTTGCGTGGCTCATACTTCTCTTCTTCAATCCCAAAAAGACTGTGTGTTGTGACCCTCCTGATCCACCTGTAATCTTACAGTGCATGTAGTGAAATGGCGGCACAGGTTCAGGTGAATACTGAAAGAAATAGTCTTTTCCGTTCCCCAGCGTGTAGTTTTGGGCTGATCCCCATGCGTACAAAGTTCCATCATAGGTTGTTGCGAAAATACTATCTGAGCCATGAAATACTGTCTTGACCGGGTCTTTGAAATCCACCAGGAGTGGCGTTGTCGACTTTCCTGATTTTAGGACCCTCTTATAAGCACTTTCATAATCCAATGATAAAAGTTTTTCAGTCACATCCAGATTATCCATTTCGTGCCCTACTTCTTCTAACCTCCTTCTCTTACTTGACGAGTATTCCCCGTAATCCGGTGTTGGCATTACAAAAAACTTTCTTTCCTCTTCCTTCACCCTCAAGTGTGAGTGAGGATTGTAATTAGGGTTATGGTAACTTTCAGATATACCCAAGTAATGTACTTTTCCCCATGCAAATAAGTAGTTGTTTACCAAGGCGATTGTAAAGAATTGGCCTCCCGATAAATGAGTTAACTCAACTCCTCTGAAAAACGATAGTTCTTTTGGCTTTGTTACCACATTTTCTTCACTTCCCACTCCAACTTCACCCTGTGCATTTCTTCCTGCTCCGTAAACTCTCAGTGACTTGGTTTGAAAAAATGTTGTACAGTTTCCAGTGAAAATTTGTGCAAGTACTTCTTCATTGGTTCTACCTCTCTTCCTAGTCCTTGTTCTAAGCGTTGTGGTTCCATTATCATCCTCCTGGTCATCACTACTTTTAGCTAAAGAAAGTACGTCTGTTATTGTTCTATGTTGTGGCCAGGTTAGTAACAACTTCCTATTTGATGGTAAGCTAAGGTCTACATCGTTATCCGTAGGATTTTGGATCTGAGACTTATCCCAGATTAGGAGCTGATTGAACTCATTACTTCCAAATGTGTACATACTATGACCCCCATTACACAATAAAACACAGTGATTTTCTCCGCTGGCTATATCTGTTACAACTGTCGAACCTTCAACATCGCACGGCACCTTTACAGGTAATGATACATAATCCA
Coding sequences within:
- the UBP25 gene encoding Ubiquitin carboxyl-terminal hydrolase family protein; this translates as MDNNRSQAFHPSHENPDNQQKKHLFSNRINLPENYTGMDNYLNGENTNTYILERSTKLWNHINTRPYSVNNYTSKYISKQILEERAAFDPYEEYVHKVVGDDKSDSREDKIETISDIFSETEDNVSILNKLHSLSLKTSTASLEQSKLKKAVQDQTNNTPLEQNDNSEIINSNQDQGEKIYEVKDDKVLDPLNSVEKLEDKPNYQVTAVNNVLSGTQTELNSVTTTDTVKFHSDIIHTVDHLNKMKIVEPIKEIPVGDSLNTGLTPTLSENNPFDLQNIGAKRIPSKNEVYRDRKLFNTSTYLNNDATRDYGRSYAYRYGTEFTNFHTSNTINYSNYIDYNPFSVFSVKENSGNEVVKETDLKKLRSIILSSSHSEETLIKYFTEAICITNTHMMNQIIHFLVTFLRETHKVRQFVVRLMLCALSFHPEEFVSLFKVDYLSALFTPVIDDSIGVYFLKLLLSYKSTFGSRSEISTLVPYSINSQGHLMYSSGQEPISTLRDSCMSGKIETLYILKILLERTKVSSVFNLPNSMLREQLCMLWYDMPKTIPNVNIMEVLLHWINSKEDLETKKYPFMLLEKVRDLYPFPNGQMVLLSQFFLFALNHKANVNNHLEYVITIASSEASPHESTNVSNRNSIRRESIMSSRNSYRNSGRNSSMDFTRDEDILETVLYKILYNFTERDLLDLWCLVCVIPWKVTSPSSPFSRLFVSTLNTILKLTSMSYDNHLMSGETKIRLDIMENCLRICLARCSCPINSLNSLLQTTLLLNPESHRNQPMQNTAQLPSDNIIVATLYKNGMILNSLCNFLWKCHFLWTRIKEGVNMEIVIVVTELYKILGNFTTLKPLDDTHLYTSASSANSGELYKFFNDSANKGLWTKITTFIPQMNLDQYFNTREMDEQEHYYEDMEEEPNYDTFNELGRDDYMVYSEDDFIDTGQVIGLKNLGNSCYLNSLLQSLCHTKLFIYNLLKFRETNNSNKMVNSLVKLFRKMKTTGKRSISPKNVFKMVSENLTSSQQDVTEAIRLISEAIDPDLELWKSVFAGLVVRRIKCLRCESFSDNEETIYDFSLSLNKAKSVQQMLDNFSKVEVLSGDNKYFCINCNKDVKAHMWNIIASPPSHLIIILNRNNWSYNETQKVLKAVKIDSQLFIEGFQYRLYGSIIHSGDSTNSGHYYFIGCDSETFENWNKVDDSVVKPVHEFAVDDLSRDPSNTHVPYVLFYRCLQAPQTPKF
- a CDS encoding Eukaryotic aspartyl protease family protein, yielding MVSNKFLYISYIFILLMIPFSNFSRFGLKFSKCADPNSSGTNLVGVKISDIKFSSRDRDNNGFVKGFVKVRIYGNLHKFAFHYIYIGIGNPKVKQMLIIDTGSQQINVACGRSPGCGKHLLDNYNYQNSLTYKPVDCNSESCKIMEGRCDLQKSCIFKETYSEGSSVNGMYVGDLVSFDINEDSTDLSSFFDYIGCVTTESKLIKSQITNGILGLSRSDKSTLIDNEYYESQSFIEKYLTDHFSPRHKIFSLCFAEDGGMLTLGGYDKELDLLVKKQSNLVWTPMMKSEFYILRVFKFSVDDDIYEVKHKNFVLDTGTTMSTFEKDLFDKIEKPIKQVCYDNKKFSKARKTNVVCKVDEKTGKICFSDLSKLPIITINFEKRTLNDYAWWCLGIEESKTHENILGATFFKNNHIEFHMATAPITGTWTTRKRINLLGVIENTFNF
- the Rcc1 gene encoding Regulator of chromosome condensation (RCC1) repeat family protein, whose translation is MSDKWVCDTCLVPNDRNDNNCSCCGSIKGAVGTSTVHHNRETQVFQQQKVVKYTDDPRRLRKNYSQNDLKHTVVFVVGSSEMDQLPHSCCDKFMKPETGEVESMFESSLPTPIVELPKMRVVDVACGALHTALLTSTGLVYTFGCNDMGALGRLSNSDPSFGPIDSEPAVVDLKYTIKKVTCGDNHTMFLSFTGNVFFTGGFKDTDGPIGIANYSNFETLTALDYVSLPVKVPCDVEGSTVVTDIASGENHCVLLCNGGHSMYTFGSNEFNQLLIWDKSQIQNPTDNDVDLSLPSNRKLLLTWPQHRTITDVLSLAKSSDDQEDDNGTTTLRTRTRKRGRTNEEVLAQIFTGNCTTFFQTKSLRVYGAGRNAQGEVGVGSEENVVTKPKELSFFRGVELTHLSGGQFFTIALVNNYLFAWGKVHYLGISESYHNPNYNPHSHLRVKEEERKFFVMPTPDYGEYSSSKRRRLEEVGHEMDNLDVTEKLLSLDYESAYKRVLKSGKSTTPLLVDFKDPVKTVFHGSDSIFATTYDGTLYAWGSAQNYTLGNGKDYFFQYSPEPVPPFHYMHCKITGGSGGSQHTVFLGLKKRSMSHARSRY